Proteins co-encoded in one Spirosoma endbachense genomic window:
- the hisD gene encoding histidinol dehydrogenase, whose product MIQQIKKGITYAESTEADAKVRATVEQMLADVAKRGDATVRELSARLDHWSPESFRLSPEQIESIIATLPQQVIDDITFAQTQIRNFAQIQRASIQDVEVETLPGVFLGHKNIPVNSVGCYVPGGRYPMVASAHMSVLTAKVAGVKRVIACTPPIKGEIPAATVAAMSMAGADEIYLLGGVQAVAMMALGTETVDSVDMLVGPGNAYVAEAKRQLYGKVGIDLFAGPTETLVIADDTCDVRTCATDLLGQAEHGPTSPAILLTSSPTIAHGIEAEIDRQLQTLPTADVASVAWRDYGQVILVDTVDELILEADRIASEHVQVMTENPRLFLDRMTNYGGLFLGEKTNVAFGDKVIGTNHTLPTKEAARYTGGLWVGKFLKTCTYQEIRTPEASALIGDYCSRLCAIENFWGHKAQADLRVERYGQHEPEPVS is encoded by the coding sequence ATGATACAACAGATAAAAAAAGGCATTACGTATGCCGAATCCACCGAGGCCGACGCAAAGGTGCGGGCAACGGTTGAGCAGATGCTGGCCGACGTAGCCAAACGGGGGGATGCCACCGTGCGTGAGCTTTCAGCCCGGCTCGATCACTGGTCGCCGGAAAGTTTCAGGTTATCGCCAGAACAGATTGAAAGCATCATCGCTACCCTGCCGCAGCAGGTCATTGACGACATCACCTTTGCTCAAACCCAAATCCGAAACTTCGCTCAAATTCAGCGGGCTTCGATTCAGGATGTAGAAGTAGAGACGTTGCCGGGTGTATTTCTGGGTCATAAAAATATTCCGGTCAACAGCGTGGGCTGTTACGTGCCAGGTGGCCGTTACCCGATGGTGGCTTCCGCCCATATGAGCGTGCTGACGGCTAAAGTGGCTGGGGTTAAGCGCGTAATTGCCTGCACTCCTCCGATAAAAGGTGAAATTCCGGCGGCAACGGTAGCAGCTATGTCGATGGCGGGTGCCGACGAGATTTATTTGCTGGGCGGTGTTCAGGCAGTAGCGATGATGGCTCTCGGTACCGAAACCGTCGATTCTGTCGATATGCTGGTGGGACCGGGTAATGCCTACGTAGCCGAAGCCAAACGACAGCTTTATGGCAAAGTAGGTATCGACCTGTTTGCCGGTCCAACCGAAACCTTAGTGATCGCCGACGATACCTGCGATGTCAGAACGTGCGCGACTGATTTATTAGGACAGGCTGAGCACGGCCCTACGTCACCCGCTATTTTGCTGACCAGTAGCCCGACCATTGCCCACGGTATTGAGGCCGAGATTGACCGCCAGCTTCAAACCCTGCCCACTGCCGACGTAGCGAGTGTGGCCTGGCGCGATTATGGTCAGGTGATTCTGGTCGATACGGTTGACGAACTGATTTTGGAAGCCGACCGGATTGCCAGTGAACACGTACAGGTAATGACCGAAAATCCCCGCCTGTTTTTAGACCGAATGACGAACTATGGCGGTCTTTTTCTCGGCGAGAAAACCAACGTAGCGTTTGGCGATAAAGTGATTGGCACCAACCATACACTACCTACCAAAGAAGCCGCCCGTTACACGGGTGGGCTGTGGGTCGGTAAGTTCCTGAAAACCTGTACCTATCAGGAAATCAGAACGCCCGAAGCCAGTGCGCTCATCGGTGACTACTGCTCAAGGCTTTGCGCAATCGAGAATTTCTGGGGCCATAAAGCACAGGCCGATTTACGGGTAGAACGATATGGACAGCATGAGCCTGAACCCGTTTCCTAA
- a CDS encoding VOC family protein → MAKNPHYLSQLAHIEIYSPDVEKTVHFLREIVGLDETGRDDNSVYFRAWGDYFHHTLKISSRETSGLGHLGWRADSPEALEECVAYLEKTGAGLGWVDGDLGHGKAYRFQSPDGHTHEVFWDVVWLHETGERGSIYADRYASNRRIGVNPRRFDHVTYMVAKFQYQKEKEFWQGMGLKNPDEVRMSDEIPPIGGLWTIGNLSHDVAVFTDPNIGPGEGVFNHIAFNFDSREEVLLALDYFTEKGFKSVMGAPTRHKADEGFFIYIIDPGSGILFEFYACARLIFAPDHGPDIHYLKDNPNDAWGTANPFAEMGKGKKLGLTDGVVKPVDI, encoded by the coding sequence ATGGCAAAGAACCCGCATTACCTCTCGCAACTTGCTCACATCGAGATCTATTCGCCCGATGTGGAAAAAACGGTTCACTTTCTCCGGGAGATTGTTGGACTGGATGAAACCGGGCGCGATGACAATTCTGTGTATTTCAGAGCCTGGGGAGATTATTTCCATCATACACTCAAAATCAGCTCTCGTGAAACATCCGGCCTGGGCCATCTAGGCTGGCGAGCCGACAGCCCCGAAGCGCTGGAGGAATGCGTGGCCTATCTGGAAAAAACGGGTGCGGGACTAGGCTGGGTCGATGGGGATTTAGGACATGGAAAGGCGTATCGCTTTCAATCGCCCGATGGACACACGCACGAAGTGTTTTGGGACGTAGTTTGGCTGCACGAAACGGGTGAGCGCGGTAGTATCTACGCCGACCGCTATGCCAGCAACCGGCGCATCGGGGTCAATCCACGTCGATTTGATCATGTTACATATATGGTGGCCAAATTTCAGTACCAGAAAGAAAAAGAATTCTGGCAGGGAATGGGCTTGAAAAATCCCGATGAGGTGCGCATGAGCGACGAAATTCCGCCTATCGGTGGCCTATGGACCATCGGTAACCTATCGCATGATGTAGCGGTTTTCACGGACCCAAACATTGGGCCGGGCGAGGGCGTGTTCAACCACATCGCCTTTAACTTCGATAGCCGGGAGGAAGTGCTGCTGGCTCTTGACTACTTCACCGAAAAAGGATTTAAGAGTGTGATGGGTGCGCCCACGCGCCACAAAGCCGACGAGGGTTTCTTTATTTACATCATTGACCCCGGCAGCGGCATCTTATTCGAGTTTTACGCCTGCGCCCGTCTGATTTTCGCTCCTGACCACGGTCCGGATATTCATTACCTGAAAGACAACCCGAACGACGCCTGGGGAACAGCCAATCCATTTGCCGAAATGGGCAAAGGCAAAAAGCTCGGTCTCACCGATGGTGTAGTGAAACCTGTTGATATTTAG
- a CDS encoding alpha/beta hydrolase, giving the protein MPLRCFLVILSVLIGPLAQAQQVLRLYDGKAPGSESWTWEEAENSTNMFKTRVVYNVSTPTLTAYLPSADLATGTAVVIAPGGAFHTLSIDSEGIDVAKWLAAKGVAAFVLKYRVVRSMTNDPVAELTAKMADFKKLDAENAPVVPLAIADGKRAIEYVRQHAKEFGVQSDRIGLIGFSAGGTVTMGVGFAYSPANRPDFLAPIYPYLGAGAIAKQVVPTDAPPLFVCAATDDQLGLAPHSTKLYNDWIAAGKSAELHMYLKGGHGFGMRKQNIPTDTWIDRFGDWLKLNGYLTKVKP; this is encoded by the coding sequence ATGCCGTTACGTTGTTTTTTAGTCATACTGAGTGTGCTCATCGGCCCGCTTGCCCAGGCCCAGCAGGTCCTTCGCCTGTATGATGGCAAAGCCCCCGGCTCCGAGAGCTGGACATGGGAGGAGGCCGAGAATAGCACCAACATGTTCAAAACGCGCGTTGTTTATAACGTATCAACCCCCACGCTCACGGCCTATCTGCCCAGCGCTGACCTGGCTACCGGTACGGCGGTAGTCATTGCACCAGGTGGTGCATTTCATACGCTTTCGATTGATTCCGAAGGCATCGACGTAGCGAAGTGGCTGGCCGCCAAAGGCGTAGCAGCTTTCGTGCTCAAATACCGGGTAGTACGTAGTATGACCAACGATCCTGTTGCCGAGTTGACGGCTAAAATGGCTGATTTTAAAAAATTGGATGCAGAGAACGCACCCGTTGTTCCCTTAGCCATTGCCGATGGCAAACGGGCTATTGAATACGTGCGGCAACATGCGAAGGAGTTCGGCGTCCAATCCGACCGGATTGGGCTGATTGGTTTCTCGGCGGGCGGAACGGTGACGATGGGTGTGGGTTTTGCGTATTCGCCCGCTAACCGGCCTGATTTTCTGGCCCCGATTTATCCGTACCTCGGCGCAGGAGCGATTGCTAAACAGGTAGTCCCGACCGACGCACCACCGCTGTTTGTTTGTGCCGCCACCGACGACCAGTTGGGCCTGGCTCCCCACAGCACGAAGCTCTATAATGACTGGATTGCGGCCGGTAAATCGGCTGAGCTGCATATGTATCTGAAAGGCGGGCATGGGTTCGGTATGCGTAAGCAGAATATACCTACCGATACGTGGATCGACCGCTTCGGCGATTGGCTAAAACTAAACGGGTATCTAACCAAAGTTAAACCTTGA
- a CDS encoding helix-turn-helix domain-containing protein — MNNRTKAKSDQVPTLTPDTLGGLVFKIAGWQSMQGPIYNTFHINRLEEVRQVMKFPMPPHRKTVIDFIFITHGSMVRQKGLTRYEVPANTFFFLPAHQISFDDWMSDDIRGFYCHFDTNLLTKRWQKQDLENEFPFLQFLGHPLVTIDNELLTQVMPLVNRLYTEYKKKRFDSIDIFRIYLLTLFTELKRATQFGENTPPDHNHNAALRFTQLYKNALSQFIYKKQQVAEYADLLNISPNHLNKCVKAVTGQSARDLLDEMILLEAKVLLAQTDLSVSEIAYQIGKQDPSNFGRFFRAKMGITPKEYREVD, encoded by the coding sequence ATGAATAATAGGACAAAAGCTAAATCAGATCAGGTGCCTACGTTAACGCCAGATACCCTGGGTGGGCTGGTATTTAAGATCGCAGGCTGGCAGTCAATGCAGGGCCCTATTTATAATACGTTTCATATAAATCGGCTCGAAGAGGTGCGCCAGGTTATGAAATTCCCCATGCCTCCGCACCGCAAAACCGTCATTGATTTTATTTTCATTACCCACGGCAGCATGGTTCGTCAGAAGGGATTGACGCGCTATGAGGTCCCGGCAAACACCTTCTTTTTCCTGCCTGCTCACCAGATTAGCTTCGACGATTGGATGAGCGATGACATCCGGGGCTTCTACTGCCACTTCGATACCAATTTGCTCACCAAACGCTGGCAGAAACAGGACCTCGAAAATGAATTTCCCTTTCTCCAGTTCCTGGGGCATCCTTTGGTTACCATTGATAATGAACTGCTTACTCAGGTGATGCCTTTGGTTAACAGGCTATACACCGAATACAAAAAAAAACGATTCGATTCCATCGATATATTCAGAATTTATCTGCTCACACTATTTACCGAGTTAAAACGAGCCACTCAATTTGGCGAAAATACACCCCCAGACCATAATCATAATGCTGCCTTACGCTTTACGCAACTCTACAAGAATGCGCTTAGTCAGTTTATTTACAAGAAACAGCAGGTGGCGGAATATGCCGATTTGCTCAATATCTCGCCGAATCATTTGAATAAATGCGTGAAAGCAGTTACCGGACAGTCGGCGCGTGATTTATTGGATGAGATGATTCTATTGGAGGCTAAAGTGCTACTGGCTCAGACTGATTTAAGCGTAAGCGAAATTGCCTATCAAATTGGAAAACAGGATCCCAGTAATTTTGGCCGCTTTTTTAGGGCCAAAATGGGTATAACACCAAAAGAATATCGGGAAGTGGATTGA
- a CDS encoding glycoside hydrolase family 3 C-terminal domain-containing protein codes for MQLRLPVRLAYFQELGQPLAISVTCLLCRLNRTLIAGFLLGLVGILPLKAQTAYPFQNPNLAQDKRIDNLVSLLTLDEKIGLITDFAVPRMGISSPGNAESIHQVKLYDRPSQTKKPIQTTSFAQVYGMGETWNPDLIKRAGAVMGYEARYLSQNENYKRNTLVLWGPASDLARDPRWGRNDESFGEDPFLTGTMAVALTKGIQGDDPRYWQAAALLKHVFANSNETTRARSSSNFDIRLMREYYSVPFRMAFTEGGAVSYMAAYNAWNGIPMTIHPVLKEVMATEWGANGIVSSDAGAMSHLITQHKYVRTNREAYAAAIKLGMNQFLTFGDSIPSIIKGAIAENKLTENDLNTAIRGKITTLIKLGVLDPPGQVPYAKIGQSGEPEPWQSEKHKAVARQIARESVVLLKNERDFLPRTKTAVKSIAVIGPRAAQVSTDFYGGPTPYAIGVLQGIKDKLGPSVTVNYAADNEAQAAVNAARTSDMAVVVIGNDPMCGITNIGEAFNRDGSTKPCPENGDGREGRDRQSLDIPTEDLVKEVFAANPNTIVVLVSSFPYSINWTQAHIPAILHTTHTAQDQGTAIADVIFGDYNPGGRLTQTWPTSLDQLPPLSEYDIRKGRTYLYSKEAPLYPFGYGLSYTKFDYSDLKLSGETLSKNGTSTIQVSVKNTGSREGDEVVQLYVQHPQSKVVRPIKELKGFSRISLKPGETKIVSVPLKADSLAWWNEKTNRWEIEDGPVNLLIGGSSMDIRLQKTMQIK; via the coding sequence ATGCAACTTCGTCTCCCCGTTCGACTGGCCTATTTTCAGGAACTTGGCCAGCCATTAGCAATCAGTGTTACGTGTCTTTTGTGCAGACTAAATCGAACACTGATTGCTGGTTTCCTGCTGGGATTGGTTGGTATTCTACCCCTTAAAGCCCAAACCGCTTATCCATTCCAGAACCCAAATCTGGCTCAGGACAAGCGGATCGACAATCTGGTATCACTTCTTACCCTGGATGAGAAAATTGGGCTGATTACTGACTTTGCCGTTCCCCGAATGGGTATCAGCTCTCCAGGTAATGCCGAAAGCATCCATCAGGTGAAGCTCTACGACCGACCGAGTCAAACGAAAAAGCCGATCCAGACTACTTCCTTCGCGCAGGTATATGGCATGGGAGAAACCTGGAATCCGGACCTAATTAAACGAGCCGGAGCCGTAATGGGTTATGAAGCCCGCTACCTGAGCCAGAACGAAAACTATAAACGAAATACACTGGTATTGTGGGGGCCAGCCTCCGATCTGGCTCGTGACCCACGCTGGGGACGTAATGACGAGAGTTTTGGCGAAGATCCCTTTTTAACTGGAACAATGGCGGTGGCACTCACCAAAGGAATTCAGGGCGACGACCCAAGATACTGGCAGGCTGCTGCCCTGCTTAAACACGTCTTCGCCAACAGTAACGAAACCACCCGTGCCCGGTCATCCTCCAATTTCGACATCCGCTTGATGCGGGAGTATTATTCTGTGCCATTTCGAATGGCCTTTACTGAAGGGGGAGCAGTATCCTACATGGCTGCCTATAATGCATGGAATGGCATTCCCATGACGATCCATCCAGTCCTTAAAGAGGTGATGGCTACCGAATGGGGCGCAAACGGAATTGTCTCTTCGGATGCTGGTGCCATGAGTCATCTGATTACGCAGCATAAGTACGTCAGGACGAACCGGGAAGCCTATGCGGCTGCCATTAAATTGGGCATGAACCAGTTCCTGACGTTTGGCGATTCTATTCCCAGTATCATTAAAGGGGCCATTGCCGAGAATAAACTGACGGAGAATGACCTCAATACCGCCATCCGTGGAAAAATTACTACCCTTATCAAACTGGGTGTATTAGATCCGCCGGGGCAAGTGCCTTACGCCAAAATCGGACAATCCGGCGAGCCTGAACCCTGGCAGTCAGAAAAACATAAAGCGGTGGCCCGCCAGATTGCCCGCGAGTCTGTTGTGTTACTGAAAAATGAGCGCGATTTTTTACCACGTACAAAAACGGCAGTTAAGTCGATAGCGGTCATTGGGCCACGGGCAGCGCAGGTGTCAACGGATTTCTATGGTGGCCCCACGCCATATGCGATTGGTGTACTACAGGGTATTAAAGACAAGCTTGGCCCTTCGGTAACGGTAAACTATGCGGCTGATAATGAGGCTCAGGCAGCCGTAAACGCGGCCCGGACATCGGATATGGCTGTGGTTGTCATCGGCAACGACCCTATGTGTGGCATCACAAACATTGGTGAGGCTTTTAATCGGGATGGCAGTACCAAACCCTGCCCCGAAAACGGGGATGGCCGGGAAGGTCGTGATCGCCAATCGCTGGATATTCCTACTGAAGATCTGGTCAAGGAAGTGTTTGCGGCTAATCCCAATACGATTGTCGTACTGGTCTCCAGCTTTCCTTACTCGATTAACTGGACACAGGCGCATATCCCCGCTATCCTACACACTACCCATACGGCTCAGGACCAGGGAACTGCTATTGCCGATGTCATTTTTGGAGACTATAATCCGGGTGGACGCCTAACTCAAACCTGGCCTACATCATTGGATCAACTTCCACCCCTGTCGGAGTATGATATTCGGAAGGGTCGGACGTATCTATATAGCAAAGAAGCGCCCCTTTATCCATTTGGCTACGGCCTCAGCTATACCAAATTTGATTATTCGGATCTTAAACTGAGTGGAGAGACCCTTTCCAAAAACGGTACGTCAACCATTCAGGTTTCCGTAAAAAACACGGGTAGCCGCGAGGGCGATGAAGTGGTTCAACTCTACGTTCAACATCCCCAATCCAAAGTTGTACGCCCGATCAAAGAATTGAAAGGCTTTAGTCGAATTTCCCTAAAACCGGGCGAAACAAAAATCGTTTCGGTGCCGCTAAAAGCTGATTCTCTGGCTTGGTGGAATGAAAAAACAAACCGCTGGGAAATAGAAGATGGCCCAGTCAACCTACTAATAGGTGGGTCGTCAATGGATATACGACTACAAAAAACAATGCAGATAAAGTAG
- a CDS encoding alpha/beta hydrolase family protein, with the protein MWHYFPGQYMPSYQVNRALTQAHYGGGEFAECLEVASQITPGDNESFHHAWVNMGNKVFGIGETALQNGNFVTARRSMLRAFNYLRTAEFFLKPHDPRKIPTYLKSREAFLKAIEHFENKPLQVEVPFEGSFLPGYLFAPTGVQNPPLMIMFGGLDSLAEELYFGISQHLNERGIALLAMDGPGQGYSLRVNTILTRYDFNVAGTAVLDWAIETLKDHVDTTRIGIGAVSMGGYMAARCAAFEPRFKVCMVFGAVWSYYDIWKNRPDNHPLAEIVQHIVGADNMADARERLKKFALDDVADKISMPTYILHGEDDRQNFVENAYKLDAALTCEHVLEVVPKEESGSAHCQIDDFTKTFNMYDWVAGKLIS; encoded by the coding sequence ATGTGGCATTATTTTCCGGGGCAGTATATGCCCTCATATCAGGTTAACCGCGCACTGACGCAAGCTCATTACGGCGGGGGCGAATTCGCCGAATGTCTGGAAGTAGCCAGTCAAATTACGCCCGGCGATAACGAGAGTTTTCACCATGCCTGGGTTAACATGGGCAACAAAGTTTTCGGTATTGGCGAAACGGCCCTGCAAAACGGCAATTTCGTCACGGCCCGGCGGTCGATGTTGCGGGCATTCAATTACCTCCGCACGGCTGAGTTCTTTTTGAAACCCCATGATCCTCGCAAAATACCGACTTACCTGAAGTCACGAGAGGCATTTCTGAAAGCTATTGAGCATTTCGAGAATAAACCCTTACAGGTTGAAGTGCCGTTCGAAGGGTCATTTCTACCGGGTTACCTGTTTGCTCCAACGGGCGTTCAAAATCCTCCGCTGATGATTATGTTCGGTGGATTAGACAGCCTGGCTGAAGAACTTTACTTCGGTATTTCGCAACACCTCAACGAACGGGGCATTGCGCTGCTGGCAATGGATGGCCCTGGACAGGGCTATTCGCTACGGGTCAATACTATCTTAACCCGTTACGATTTCAATGTAGCCGGTACGGCCGTGCTGGATTGGGCCATTGAGACTCTAAAAGACCACGTAGATACCACCCGAATCGGTATTGGCGCCGTATCGATGGGAGGCTATATGGCAGCTCGTTGTGCCGCCTTTGAGCCTCGGTTCAAGGTGTGTATGGTGTTCGGAGCTGTGTGGAGTTACTACGACATCTGGAAAAACCGGCCCGACAATCACCCACTGGCTGAGATTGTGCAGCACATCGTAGGAGCCGATAACATGGCCGACGCACGTGAACGACTGAAAAAATTCGCACTGGATGACGTAGCGGATAAGATTTCGATGCCCACCTACATCCTACATGGCGAAGACGACCGCCAGAACTTCGTCGAAAACGCGTACAAGCTGGATGCGGCCCTGACATGCGAACATGTACTGGAAGTTGTCCCTAAAGAGGAAAGCGGCTCAGCCCACTGCCAGATTGACGACTTCACGAAGACGTTCAATATGTACGACTGGGTAGCTGGTAAGTTGATTAGTTGA
- a CDS encoding four helix bundle protein: MAYQNFTDLDVYKECRQFRMAISLLVKARFPPDEKFRLADQILRSSRSITANIAEGHGRYYYKENIRFCRISRASLFETLEHLITAFDEKYISDEQLVDYKAKVDLCGRLLNGYINFLKKQQKPREEDG; encoded by the coding sequence ATGGCTTATCAAAATTTTACTGACCTTGACGTTTATAAAGAATGTCGCCAATTTCGAATGGCTATATCTTTATTAGTTAAGGCACGTTTTCCACCTGACGAAAAGTTTAGATTAGCTGATCAAATCTTAAGAAGTTCAAGAAGTATAACCGCCAATATTGCAGAGGGACATGGCCGCTACTACTACAAAGAGAATATTCGATTTTGTAGAATTTCCCGTGCCTCTCTTTTCGAAACGCTTGAACACCTTATTACCGCCTTTGATGAAAAATACATTTCCGATGAACAACTCGTTGACTACAAAGCTAAAGTTGACCTCTGCGGCCGCTTGTTAAATGGCTATATCAACTTTCTAAAAAAACAACAAAAACCTCGAGAGGAGGATGGTTGA
- a CDS encoding transposase: MTKQWKPLADAQWAAISPFLRLQRKRKHDLRRIVNIILWLLRTGGQWRNLPFEDLPWQAVYRTGGPVLF; this comes from the coding sequence ATGACCAAACAGTGGAAGCCACTGGCCGACGCGCAGTGGGCCGCAATTTCGCCTTTTTTAAGGCTCCAACGCAAGCGAAAGCACGACTTAAGGCGCATTGTCAATATCATTTTATGGCTGTTGCGCACGGGTGGGCAGTGGCGCAATCTACCTTTTGAAGATTTGCCCTGGCAGGCTGTTTACCGCACAGGCGGCCCTGTATTATTTTGA
- a CDS encoding transposase, giving the protein MNVALNQMDRQRVGKEASPSVVCIDSQSVKLSPMIWEERGLDANKRVNGRKRQLIVDTQGRLWVAGVHVAHRPMVPELWG; this is encoded by the coding sequence ATGAATGTGGCACTCAATCAGATGGATCGCCAACGCGTTGGTAAAGAAGCATCCCCCTCAGTAGTGTGTATTGATTCACAGTCTGTTAAATTGTCTCCGATGATTTGGGAAGAACGGGGACTGGATGCCAATAAGCGGGTCAATGGTCGCAAACGCCAACTTATCGTCGATACCCAGGGCCGGTTGTGGGTGGCTGGTGTTCACGTTGCCCACAGGCCGATGGTGCCGGAGCTGTGGGGCTAA
- a CDS encoding GH35 family beta-galactosidase: MRFLTFLVFFLMSGFSLFSQSYKLPHLEKRGNTLQLVVKDQPFLALGGELHNSTASGAAYMRPVWAQLKQKHVNTVLAPVYWELIEPREGTFDFALVDSMIAGARKQNLHLGILWFGAFKTTYSTYVPTWVKNNTQKYPRATNKQGEILPLLSTFSAASLQANANAFNKLMKHIRQVDEKAQTVIIVQVENEVGLFNSPRDYREEATKAYNEGVPADLMRYLEANKGKLQPEIDSIWRTNGYKASGSWEDVFGKSVLDEKNPNVLSYLPEELFSTYHYTKFVGQLAAAGKEAYPIPMFVNAWPKAPGFTGVPGKYPSGGPVPHTLDIWRANAPGIDFITPNVYAPKQGIYSLVNQYHRSGNPVFIPELKQGLEAANLTFWIYGQHDAICVAPFGIDAIPADQDPFTKTFAVLEQVQALILQHQGKGTMAGLFVDSTASSQTFALPGYTVKADLVIPRGFAGAAPAEKKPTMAGGLVIALGPDEFMAVGKDYELTFTPEKADPKKSQVDVDYLEEGSFVNDKWIVSRRLNGDEGTGGGSIGSFGLKNTKVGSLRFPKNARDGYSIVKIKFYRY, from the coding sequence ATGAGGTTTTTAACTTTTCTAGTCTTTTTTCTGATGAGCGGCTTTTCGCTCTTTTCCCAATCCTATAAACTCCCTCATCTGGAGAAAAGGGGAAATACGCTACAACTGGTGGTGAAAGACCAGCCCTTTTTAGCCCTGGGTGGTGAACTTCACAACTCCACGGCTTCCGGGGCAGCTTACATGCGTCCTGTGTGGGCCCAGCTCAAGCAAAAACATGTCAACACAGTTTTGGCACCGGTCTATTGGGAACTGATTGAGCCCCGCGAAGGAACATTTGATTTCGCTCTGGTGGATAGTATGATCGCTGGTGCCAGGAAACAAAATCTGCATTTGGGTATTCTTTGGTTTGGCGCCTTTAAAACCACCTATTCTACCTACGTACCCACTTGGGTTAAGAACAATACGCAGAAATACCCAAGGGCAACCAATAAACAAGGTGAAATCCTCCCTTTACTATCTACTTTCTCAGCCGCTTCTCTGCAAGCGAATGCAAATGCGTTTAATAAGTTGATGAAGCATATCCGCCAGGTGGATGAGAAAGCCCAGACTGTCATAATAGTCCAGGTGGAAAACGAGGTTGGCCTATTTAACAGCCCCCGTGATTACCGTGAGGAAGCAACCAAGGCCTATAACGAAGGTGTTCCGGCTGATTTGATGCGCTATTTGGAGGCCAATAAAGGTAAACTACAGCCCGAAATCGATAGTATCTGGAGGACAAATGGATACAAGGCCTCGGGAAGTTGGGAGGACGTATTTGGCAAAAGCGTGTTGGATGAGAAGAACCCGAACGTACTGTCTTACTTGCCGGAAGAATTGTTCTCCACCTACCACTATACCAAATTTGTGGGACAACTGGCTGCTGCGGGGAAAGAAGCCTACCCGATACCCATGTTTGTAAATGCCTGGCCCAAAGCACCTGGGTTTACGGGGGTGCCTGGCAAATATCCAAGTGGGGGCCCCGTGCCGCACACACTCGATATCTGGCGAGCCAATGCCCCAGGAATTGATTTCATTACGCCGAATGTGTATGCGCCCAAACAAGGCATTTATTCGTTAGTCAACCAATATCATCGTTCTGGCAATCCGGTATTTATCCCGGAACTGAAACAAGGCCTGGAAGCAGCCAACCTGACTTTCTGGATCTATGGTCAACATGATGCGATTTGTGTGGCTCCCTTCGGCATAGACGCCATCCCGGCCGATCAAGACCCCTTCACTAAAACCTTCGCCGTTTTAGAACAAGTGCAAGCGTTGATTTTACAACACCAGGGCAAAGGAACCATGGCCGGTCTGTTTGTTGACTCAACGGCTAGTTCACAAACGTTTGCTTTACCGGGCTATACCGTAAAAGCTGATCTGGTGATACCCCGAGGATTTGCGGGTGCTGCTCCCGCCGAAAAAAAACCAACTATGGCCGGGGGGCTTGTTATTGCCCTTGGACCGGACGAGTTCATGGCCGTTGGGAAGGATTATGAACTAACGTTTACACCCGAAAAGGCGGACCCGAAAAAATCACAAGTCGATGTTGATTATTTGGAAGAAGGATCATTTGTTAACGATAAATGGATCGTTTCCAGGCGATTGAATGGGGATGAAGGCACCGGTGGAGGGAGTATTGGCAGCTTTGGGTTAAAGAACACGAAGGTTGGAAGCCTGCGTTTCCCCAAAAATGCCAGGGATGGCTATAGCATCGTCAAAATCAAGTTCTATCGGTATTGA